Genomic segment of Bdellovibrio bacteriovorus:
ATGCAGGTTGTGATGGAAAAAGACCTGGTCTTTTTCTTTGAAAACGTCTTCCCCGAAGAAGTCGTTCAGACTTTAAGAAAAGAACTGCCCGATAAAATTCAGGTTCCTAGCGGCAGTCATATCAAAGTCCACTACCCTTTAGATAAAGCGCCGTACTTAGAAGTAAGAATTCAAGAAGTCTTCGGCATGATGGAGACACCCAAAGTGTATTTCGGAAAAATTCCGTTAACATTTCATTTATTGGGACCGAACTTCCGCCCCGTCCAAGTGACATCGAACTTAGAGAGTTTCTGGAAAAACGGTTATCCCGAAGTGCGCAAAGAATTGCGAATCAAATATCCCAAACACCAATGGCCGGAAGATCCTGCCGATGGAACGCCGGAAGCCAAAGGCCGCCGTCGCTTTTAGTCTTTCTTCCTTCTGGCGGGGATTTGCCTTAGAAAGCTTTAAAGTAGATTGTCGCTTCGTTCGGGCACGCCGTCCGGGCTCAGTCGCCGCCGCACTTCGTGCGGTTCGCGCCATCGTGGCGCCGGCAAAGGCCCTCACTACGGACACTCTACTTTAAAGCTTTCTAAGGCAAATTTTGCTAGATAGAAGAAAGGCTATTCAGCTTCGCTGTTGGGTTTGGGTCGGCTTCCGCCGACGTTGGGATTGTATCAATATCGACTTCCGATTTTCAACGGATAGATTCAACGAAATCTTTTGGAATTTTAGTTTTACCTTTCGCTCGAAGTAATCTCGGAGAAAACCAAATTTGTGATCAGCGATTGCAAGTTTCAATTTGCGTGAAGCAAACTAATGCAGACAAAAGGTACAAATCTACTGCCATCGTGGCAGTGAAATTTGAATATTGAATTGGCTTCAAAACCACAGAAGAAAATCCGCGAAGGTCACTTCCAAAGTGAAAGTAAAAAGTGAGGCCAATCAGTCCAAATCCACCGCCACCGTGGCGGTAACTTTCGTCCTGTTCTGTTCACTGCCTTTCAAATATCAAAAGTTCTTCTAACCCAAAACCCGACAGAAACCACATCTGCATTAAGCACAGCCCACAAAAATTTCTAGCGATTTAAAAATAAAAAAGTGAATGCAAAAAGAACCAAGGAACCATTCAAGCCGTAACAGCGAAATGATTTTGAATCCAGCACAGATTTGGGAGTGGGGGAAGGCCCCTCTTGAAGCCCGTCCGAAGGCTCGGCCTTAGCCGGCGCCACGATGGCGCGAACCGCACGAAGTGCGGCGGCGATTGAGCCAGGATGGCGTGCCGACCGAAGCGACGGGCTTCAAGAGGGGCCTTCCCCCACTCCCAAATCCGTCGCTCGAAGCAAAACTAGTGAACCCGCTTACAAGCACAAACGGCCTCGTCGCCGTCCGCCTCCGCAAGCTCTTCTTCACGGTTTTCAAGATACGCTAGAAACGCGGCAGAGCGAAAAGCCAGATCGTATAAAGTGTCCATATCGATCACGAACTTTTCCTCGCCGAGTTTTAGCGCAGCATAAGAATCGGAAATTTCTTCGAAGGCAATTTGTTCTGCCTCGATGAATTTAGAATTTTTCATTAGCCCCTCATTGAGTAGTAACCGATGACAAGACCTGGTTCGAAAGCAAAAGGAACTGCTTCCAAATTCGGTTCATCAGTCAGGCGGCCTTCTTCTTTACCCGCAACTTCTTCTTTCACCATGAATGTCGGAAGCGGAAGGCGCGGAGCTTGTTTCGCCTGCAAGTAGACTTGGTTGTCGTAAGCTTCGTCTTTCAAACGAATCTTGTCGCCGACCTTAATAATAGCGGAAGCGATGTTCACTTTCTTACCATTCACCAAAACTTTACCGTGAGAGATCAATTGTTTCGCCGCTGGAATGCTAGAAGCAAAGCCCAGACGGAAAACCACGTTGTCCAAACGTTTTTCCAAAAGGTTGACCAATGCCTCAACCCAGTTTGTAGAAGCTGATTTTTGCGCTTTCGCGATGATACGACGGAATTGCTCTTCACGCAGACCGTAGTGGAAACGGATTTTTTGTTTTTCTTCCAATTGCAAAGCAAACTCAGAATACTTACGACGTTGCAAGCCGTGTTGGCCCGGAGGATAAGGGCGTCTTTCTAAAGCGCCAGACTTCCCCATACCAGGAAGTTCCGTGAGTAAACGTCTTTGTCTTTTAAAGCGTGGAGTTTTACCTGTTCTTTTCATTTATTCGTCCTTCACAATATCGTCAGATGATTTAAAAGCCTCTGAGGTGAAAGAACAGAATTTCCTAAAATTTCTGGATCAATGAAAGTATGAAGAAAACGGAATGAAAGCGTGTTGAGATTGAAAACAAGTTGAAACCAGCTTCTTCCCTATGCTAGAACCCGGGCCACAAAAAGGTGGCACTATGAAATTTGTTGTAGCAATTGCGACGGTATTAGTTGGATTCAATGCTTTGGCCTCTACGGAAGTTCTTTTGAACTGCAAACACATCGACCAAGCAGACATCAGCACTGCGGTTGTTCAAACTTACGCAGACCCAGCGAAAAAATTCTCTTTGGAACTTGTCCTGACTTCTCCTGCTGGCGAGACTCAATCTATCGAAATCGACTCTGAAGACTACACTGAAGGTTGGATCGCTCTTCCTGCTGAAGACACAGCAGAACGCTATTTAACTCGCCAAGAAGGCGGCTGGGAAATCTTCGGCACTATCGGCCAAGCGACTTACTTCGCCACAGCAACATGCGAAGAAAAAGCTGAGTAAAAAAAGTCTTCACCGCTCCCCATACCGGGAACCGAGTGATGATCAAAAAGGCTCATATGCAAGGCGGAAGGTTTTTTCCGAAACGGAGGCGTGCTGGAGGCACGTCGGAGTGAAGGAAAAGGCCTGACAACACAGTCAGATGGGCCTTTTTCATCATCACGAATTTAGTAAGATGGGAAAAAGGTCGTTCTTATTAAACCTTTTTCCCATCTCACTTCGCCTAAACTACCAACCAGTTAGGCGACGACGGCGATTTCTTTTGCGAACTGGAACATTTGTTCCTGTGCTCTCTTGATGAGTTGTCGAAGTTGGCACCGTCTGGATTGTTTCTGTCTGCTTCATAGCCGAACTCCTTTCGTCTAGATTAAGAACTCCATCCATTGTCGCAGAGAAGCAGAGCATCAATCGACGCTTTTAATATTAGTCTTGGGTCATGAAAACAGGTT
This window contains:
- the rpsD gene encoding 30S ribosomal protein S4 is translated as MKRTGKTPRFKRQRRLLTELPGMGKSGALERRPYPPGQHGLQRRKYSEFALQLEEKQKIRFHYGLREEQFRRIIAKAQKSASTNWVEALVNLLEKRLDNVVFRLGFASSIPAAKQLISHGKVLVNGKKVNIASAIIKVGDKIRLKDEAYDNQVYLQAKQAPRLPLPTFMVKEEVAGKEEGRLTDEPNLEAVPFAFEPGLVIGYYSMRG